One Etheostoma cragini isolate CJK2018 chromosome 6, CSU_Ecrag_1.0, whole genome shotgun sequence DNA window includes the following coding sequences:
- the rragca gene encoding ras-related GTP binding Ca, protein MSIQYEVEQLADSYGVADSFPKDFGYGEEEADIEDSPAPSDSKPRILLMGLRRSGKSSIQKVVFHKMSPNETLFLESTNKIYKDDISSSSFVNFQIWDFPGQVDFFDPTFDYEMIFRGTGALIFVIDAQDDYVEALGRLHLTVSRAYRVNPEINFEVFIHKVDGLSDDHKIETQRDIHQRANDDLADASLEKLHLSFYLTSIYDHSIFEAFSKVVQKLIPQLPTLENLLNIFISNSGIEKAFLFDVVSKIYIATDSSPVDMQSYELCCDMIDVVIDVSCIYGLREDGSGSAYDKESMAIIKLNNTTVLYLKEVTKFLALVCILREESFERKGLIDYNFHCFRKAIHEVFEVGVSTQRPAGSQAVGSPCTKAVALNGTPRNTV, encoded by the exons ATGTCGATTCAATACGAGGTGGAACAGCTGGCTGACAGCTACGGGGTTGCGGACTCGTTCCCCAAAGATTTCGGTTATGGTGAAGAGGAGGCCGACATTGAGGACAGCCCGGCGCCGTCCGACAGCAAACCGAGAATCCTGCTCATGGGTTTGAGAAGAAGTGGTAAATCATCCATACAGAAG GTGGTGTTCCACAAAATGTCCCCTAATGAGACCTTGTTCCTGGAGAGCACCAACAAGATCTACAAGGACGACATCTCCAGCAGCTCCTTTGTCAACTTCCAGATTTGGGACTTCCCAGGTCAGGTTGACTTCTTTGACCCCACCTTCGACTACGAGATGATCTTCAGGGGAACCGGGGCTTTGATATTTGTCATCGATGCTCAG GATGATTATGTGGAGGCCCTGGGCAGACTTCATCTCACAGTGTCTCGGGCCTATCGGGTCAATCCAGAGATCAACTTCGAGGTGTTTATCCACAAAGTGGATGGCCTGTCAGACGATCACAAGATCGAGACTCAGAGAGACATCCATCAGAGAGCCAATGACGATCTGGCAGACGCTAGTTTAGAAAAGCTGCATCTCAG CTTTTACTTGACGAGTATTTACGACCACTCCATCTTTGAGGCCTTTAGCAAAGTGGTGCAGAAGCTCATCCCTCAGCTTCCCACTCTGGAGAACCTCCTTAACATCTTCATTTCT AATTCAGGGATAGAGAAGGCCTTCCTGTTTGATGTGGTCAGTAAGATCTACATCGCTACAGACAGCTCTCCTGTAGACATGCAGTCCTACGAACTGTGCTGTGATATGATCGACGTGGTCATTGACGTCTCCTGCATCTATGG TCTGAGGGAGGACGGCAGTGGCAGTGCCTACGACAAAGAGTCCATGGCCATCATCAAGCTCAACAACACCACTGTGCTGTACCTGAAAGAGGTCACCAAGTTCCTGGCCCTCGTCTGCATCCTGCGGGAAGAAAGCTTTGAGCGCAAAG GATTAATAGACTACAACTTCCACTGTTTCCGGAAGGCCATCCATGAAGTATTTGAGGTGGGTGTTTCCACCCAGCGTCCAGCGGGCTCTCAGGCGGTGGGCTCGCCCTGCACCAAGGCCGTTGCACTGAATGGAACGCCGCGCAACACTGTCTAG
- the LOC117946457 gene encoding c-Myc-binding protein-like, with amino-acid sequence MAHYRGPDPKREQFRRYLEKAGVVDSLTSVLVALYEQPEKPNNALEFVTQHLNAAGQTSADAEALQQEVNDLRQRCARLAEETKDLKTKLQRYEPEDGATAD; translated from the exons ATGGCACATTATAGA GGCCCAGACCCTAAAAGGGAACAGTTTCGGAGATACTTGGAGAAAGCTGGTGTTGTTGACAGTCTTACTAGTG TTCTAGTGGCTTTATATGAACAACCTGAAAAGCCCAACAATGCTCTGGA ATTTGTGACGCAGCACCTCAATGCTGCTGGTCAGACGTCAGCAGACGCTGAGGCTCTGCAGCAGGAGGTGAATGACTTAAGGCAGAGGTGTGCACGTCTGGCAGAGGAAACCAAAGACCTCAAAACAAAG CTGCAGCGTTACGAGCCTGAAGATGGAGCCACAGCTGACTAG
- the cx55.5 gene encoding connexin 55.5: MGDWNFLGGVLEEVHIHSTMVGKIWLTILFIFRMLVLGVAAEDVWNDEQTDFICNTEQPGCRNVCYDHAFPISLIRYWVLQVIFVSSPSLVYMGHALYRLRAMEKARQKKKVLLRRELELVDVELPEARKRIEREMKQLDQGKLNKAPLRGSLLRTYVAHVVTRSVVEVAFMTGQYLLYGFHLHPLFKCERDPCPNAVDCYVSRPTEKSVFMVFMQSIAAISLFLNILEIIHLSYKRIKRGILDFYPHLRDERDELDDYYANKCKKESVVQICSNLPRKATIASAPSDYNFMMERIQGTIMYPNLIKPSTCLTLQGELATPHNLDDSRCSAQSPEHCDCPLTTNEPCSPCCDSLIYLKLEAEDLLHLRPHNKENSGCERGSPDFPKSPQKAADTPTLIVSASRRPWRSHGSFNCSTVSEGKSSDVDSYEGAKAGSGTPTTRRHLKSDAKNQSRPPTPESVDDSSSGSRHNPRPPSSSSKTSVASNASKRAADLQI; the protein is encoded by the coding sequence ATGGGGGACTGGAACTTTCTCGGGGGGGTTTTGGAGGAGGTGCATATCCATTCCACTATGGTAGGCAAGATCTGGCTCACTATCCTGTTCATCTTCCGTATGCTGGTCCTCGGGGTGGCAGCTGAGGACGTGTGGAATGACGAGCAAACTGACTTCATATGCAACACTGAGCAGCCTGGTTGCAGAAATGTGTGCTACGACCATGCTTTCCCAATCTCCCTTATCCGCTACTGGGTGCTGCAGGTCATTTTTGTGTCTTCTCCTTCGCTGGTTTACATGGGCCACGCTCTCTACAGGCTGCGGGCGATGGAGAAGGCACGGCAGAAGAAGAAGGTGCTGCTGCGGAGAGAGCTGGAGTTGGTCGATGTGGAGTTGCCAGAAGCAAGGAAGAGGATTGAGCGGGAAATGAAACAGCTGGATCAGGGGAAGCTTAACAAAGCTCCTTTGAGGGGCTCTTTGCTGCGTACCTATGTTGCTCACGTTGTCACTCGCTCGGTTGTGGAAGTGGCCTTTATGACAGGACAGTACCTCCTTTATGGCTTTCACCTCCACCCACTCTTCAAGTGTGAGCGGGACCCTTGTCCCAATGCTGTGGACTGTTATGTTTCCAGACCAACAGAGAAAAGTGTTTTCATGGTGTTCATGCAAAGCATTGCTGCAATTTCCCTATTCCTAAACATCTTGGAGATCATACATCTGAGTTACAAAAGGATTAAAAGGGGCATCTTGGACTTTTACCCTCACTTGAGAGACGAGAGAGATGAACTTGATGACTACTATGCCAACAAGTGTAAAAAAGAATCTGTTGTGCAAATATGCTCCAATTTACCCCGAAAGGCAACGATTGCCTCTGCACCAAGTGACTACAACTTCATGATGGAGAGGATACAGGGCACAATTATGTACCCAAACCTAATCAAACCTTCTACTTGTCTAACTCTTCAGGGCGAGCTGGCCACTCCGCACAATTTGGATGATTCCAGATGTTCAGCTCAAAGTCCCGAACATTGTGACTGCCCCTTGACTACCAACGAGCCCTGCTCGCCGTGCTGCGACTCCCTGATTTATCTAAAACTTGAGGCTGAGGACCTTTTGCATCTTCGCCCACACAATAAAGAGAATAGTGGCTGTGAAAGAGGGAGCCCAGACTTTCCAAAATCCCCACAGAAGGCTGCTGACACTCCCACACTAATAGTTAGTGCATCAAGGAGGCCGTGGAGGTCTCATGGTTCTTTTAATTGCTCTACAGTGTCAGAGGGTAAAAGCTCTGATGTAGACTCCTATGAGGGTGCAAAAGCCGGCAGTGGAACTCCCACCACTCGAAGACACCTAAAATCAGATGCCAAGAATCAAAGTCGGCCCCCCACCCCAGAGTCAGTGGATGACTCCAGCTCAGGATCCAGGCACAACCCCAGACCACCTTCCTCCAGCAGCAAAACATCAGTGGCAAGTAACGCAAGCAAAAGAGCAGCAGACCTGCAAATCTAA
- the rhbdl2 gene encoding rhomboid-related protein 2, which yields MEDIDIEQEEPFPVDRDGRQFKGEEDQPDNKREMGCCEKFHYSMSRWMLPEDLRETYVERANCLPPPIFIILISIAELAVFIYYAVWKPQKQWVTLDEGIWNSPLSYKPESRKEAWRFVSYMFVHAGVQHIVGNLLMQLLVGIPLELVHKGFEVGMVYLCGVLAGSLASSIFDPYSALVGASGGVYALLGGYFMNAVVNFREMIPLLGIFRILAIVIFVGTDFGFAFYRRFVSQEAGMQVSFVAHFGGIVAGMTIGYVFFSAYNQKLLKDPRFWLCIVGYILCVVFAVVFNIFLSPAP from the exons ATGGAGGACATTGACATCGAGCAAGAGGAGCCGTTTCCCGTGGACCGAGATGGGAGACAGTTTAAGGGTGAAGAAGACCAGCCTGATAATAAGAGAGAAATGGGATGTTGTGAGAAGTTCCATTATTCTATGTCCAGATGGATGCTTCCAGAGGATCTTCGCGAAACCTATGTTGAACGGGCCAACTGCCTTCCTCCGcccatcttcatcatcctcatcagtATTGCAGAG CTGGCAGTGTTCATCTACTATGCTGTGTGGAAGCCTCAGAAGCAGTGGGTGACCCTGGATGAAGGCATCTGGAACAGCCCGCTCTCATACAAGCCTGAGTCCAGGAAGGAGGCGTGGCGCTTTGTCTCCTACATGTTTGTCCATGCTGG TGTGCAGCATATTGTGGGAAACCTGTTGATGCAGCTGCTGGTGGGCATCCCGCTGGAACTGGTCCACAAAGGATTTGAAGTGGGAATGGTTTACCTCTGTGGCGTCTTGGCAG GCTCGTTGGCCAGCTCCATCTTTGATCCTTACAGTGCTTTGGTGGGAGCTTCCGGGGGTGTTTATGCCCTGTTAGGAGGCTATTTTATGAACGCAGTAGTG aatttcCGAGAGATGATTCCTCTCCTTGGAATATTTCGTATCCTCGCCATTGTGATATTTG TTGGCACAGATTTTGGATTTGCCTTCTACAGAAGATTTGTCAGCCAGGAGGCTGGTATGCAG GTGTCCTTTGTGGCTCATTTTGGAGGAATCGTGGCTGGGATGACCATCGGCTATGTCTTCTTCAGCGCTTACAACCAGAAGCTACTCAAAGACCCACGTTTCTGGCTGTGTATAGTAGGCTATATACTCTGTGTGGTCTTTGCGGTGGTCTTTAATATCTTCCTGTCCCCAGCACCATAG